A region from the Desulfuromonas acetexigens genome encodes:
- the thiD gene encoding bifunctional hydroxymethylpyrimidine kinase/phosphomethylpyrimidine kinase, which yields MKTIEGLYLITDHNRDGQLKARVKAALKGGARIVQYRDKTRPAMEQVADAAELRELCHKHGALFLVNDDADLAKACDADGVHLGQEDGTIAEARKCLGHGRIIGISTRTAEEAIKAEMQGADYVAIGSIFPTGSKQDAVVVGLESLAKVRRAVTIPVVAIGGIDANGADAALNAGANAVAVISAIMEDDSPEIAAREIALLFNRRKPYPRGRVLTVAGSDSGGGAGIQADIKTITLLGGYASSAITALTAQNTQGVSAIHPVPAEFVGEQIRAVLTDIGTDTLKTGMLHCAEIVALVASAIRRHSLMAVVDPVMIAKGGASLLQPEAVEILKIELLPETYLLTPNLPEAAALADMPVENEGDMERAARKLREMGARNVLIKGGHLPGEAVDLLLTGKGLHRLPADRVDSRNTHGTGCTFSAAIAALLAGGLPLTTAVEQAKRFVSEAITTAPNLGSGHGPLNHWQGAKAIS from the coding sequence ATGAAGACCATCGAAGGGCTCTATCTGATTACCGACCACAACCGGGACGGCCAGTTGAAGGCCCGGGTCAAGGCCGCCCTCAAGGGAGGCGCGCGCATCGTCCAGTATCGGGACAAGACCCGCCCGGCGATGGAACAGGTGGCGGACGCCGCGGAGTTGCGGGAGCTGTGCCACAAACACGGCGCCCTCTTTCTGGTCAACGACGATGCCGATCTGGCGAAAGCCTGCGACGCCGACGGAGTGCATCTCGGCCAGGAAGATGGGACCATCGCCGAGGCCCGCAAATGCCTCGGTCACGGCCGCATCATCGGCATTTCCACCCGCACCGCCGAAGAGGCGATCAAGGCGGAAATGCAGGGGGCCGATTACGTCGCCATCGGCAGCATCTTCCCCACCGGCAGCAAGCAGGACGCGGTGGTGGTCGGCCTCGAAAGCCTGGCCAAGGTGCGCCGGGCGGTGACCATCCCGGTCGTTGCCATCGGTGGGATCGACGCCAACGGCGCCGACGCCGCCCTCAATGCCGGCGCCAATGCGGTGGCGGTGATTTCGGCGATCATGGAGGACGACTCCCCGGAAATCGCCGCCCGCGAAATCGCCCTGCTCTTCAACCGCCGCAAGCCCTATCCCCGCGGCCGGGTGCTGACCGTGGCCGGTTCCGACTCCGGCGGCGGCGCCGGCATCCAGGCCGACATCAAGACCATCACCCTGCTCGGCGGCTACGCCAGCAGCGCCATCACCGCCCTGACCGCGCAGAACACCCAGGGAGTCAGCGCCATCCATCCGGTTCCCGCCGAGTTCGTCGGCGAACAGATCCGCGCCGTCCTCACCGACATCGGCACCGACACCCTCAAAACCGGCATGCTCCACTGCGCTGAAATCGTCGCCCTGGTCGCCTCAGCGATTCGCCGTCATTCCCTGATGGCGGTAGTCGATCCGGTGATGATCGCCAAGGGCGGCGCTTCGCTGCTGCAACCGGAGGCGGTGGAAATCCTCAAGATCGAACTGCTCCCCGAAACCTACCTGCTGACCCCCAACCTGCCGGAAGCGGCGGCCCTGGCCGACATGCCGGTGGAGAACGAGGGGGACATGGAACGGGCGGCGCGCAAGCTGCGGGAGATGGGGGCGCGCAACGTCCTGATCAAGGGCGGGCACCTGCCCGGCGAGGCCGTCGATCTGCTCCTGACCGGCAAGGGGCTGCACCGCCTGCCCGCCGATCGGGTCGACAGCCGCAACACGCACGGCACCGGCTGCACCTTCTCCGCCGCCATCGCCGCCCTGCTCGCCGGCGGTCTGCCCCTGACCACCGCCGTCGAACAGGCCAAACGCTTCGTCAGCGAGGCCATTACCACAGCCCCGAATCTCGGCTCCGGGCACGGCCCGCTCAACCACTGGCAGGGGGCGAAAGCCATTAGCTGA
- the alr gene encoding alanine racemase gives MHGRRPTHVEIDLAALRHNLLQVRGKIAPETQVLAVVKADAYGHGAASVAPALQQSGVDLYGVAIAEEGIELRAAGVDRPILVLGGVYPDQEEEFFRHRLTPTLFDLDAARRMDRAAAERGEVCRYHLKIDTGMGRVGFRPEELSEVLPRLVELKHLHLAGVISHLALADEPEHPFTDRQIAIFRDGLAQVRGAGFSPEFIHIGNSAAIFTKDLPECNLVRPGIVLYGALPSAAFAGRLDLLPVMSFRTSVAQLKRVPAGTGVSYAHRFVSERETLLAAIPVGYADGYNRRLSNCGEVLIRGQRAKVAGTVCMDWTLVDVTDIPGVEIGDEVTLLGRDNGNRVSAEEWAERIGSISYEVFCQISKRVPRIYRGK, from the coding sequence ATGCATGGCCGTCGTCCCACCCACGTTGAAATCGATCTCGCCGCCCTGCGTCATAATCTTCTGCAAGTGCGGGGTAAAATTGCCCCAGAAACCCAGGTGCTGGCGGTGGTCAAGGCCGATGCCTACGGCCATGGCGCGGCCTCGGTGGCACCGGCCCTGCAACAGTCCGGGGTCGATCTCTATGGGGTGGCGATTGCCGAGGAAGGGATAGAGCTGCGCGCCGCCGGGGTGGATCGGCCGATCCTGGTTTTGGGCGGCGTCTACCCCGATCAGGAAGAGGAATTTTTCCGCCACCGCCTGACCCCGACGCTCTTCGATCTCGACGCCGCCCGGCGCATGGATCGCGCCGCCGCCGAGCGGGGGGAAGTCTGCCGCTATCATCTGAAGATCGATACGGGCATGGGCCGGGTCGGTTTCCGTCCCGAAGAGCTGTCCGAGGTGCTGCCGCGCCTGGTGGAACTGAAACATCTGCACCTGGCCGGGGTGATCTCCCACCTGGCCCTGGCCGACGAGCCGGAGCATCCCTTCACCGACCGGCAGATCGCTATTTTCCGCGACGGCCTCGCCCAGGTGCGAGGGGCCGGTTTTTCGCCGGAATTCATCCATATCGGCAACAGCGCCGCCATCTTCACCAAGGATCTGCCCGAATGCAATCTGGTGCGGCCGGGCATCGTCCTCTACGGCGCCCTGCCGAGCGCCGCCTTCGCCGGTCGGCTCGATCTGCTGCCGGTGATGAGCTTCCGCACCAGCGTCGCCCAACTCAAGCGGGTACCGGCGGGGACTGGTGTCTCCTATGCCCATCGCTTCGTTTCCGAGCGCGAGACGCTCCTTGCCGCCATTCCCGTCGGTTATGCCGACGGCTACAACCGGCGCCTCTCCAACTGCGGCGAGGTGCTGATTCGCGGCCAGCGGGCGAAGGTGGCGGGGACCGTCTGCATGGATTGGACGCTGGTCGACGTCACCGACATCCCCGGCGTGGAGATCGGCGACGAAGTGACCCTCCTCGGCCGGGATAACGGCAATCGCGTCAGCGCCGAGGAATGGGCCGAGCGCATCGGCAGCATCTCCTACGAAGTCTTCTGTCAGATCAGCAAGCGGGTGCCGCGCATCTATCGCGGCAAATAA
- the thiC gene encoding phosphomethylpyrimidine synthase ThiC produces the protein MTQLELARKGIISDKMKQAAAVEGIDPELLRQRIAEGTAIICHNNLHTNGIPLAVGKGLRTKVNANIGTSKDDKSIDKELEKARVAVAAGADAIMDLSTGGPIDEIRAAIIRETQACIGSVPLYQAAVDTVTRKGKAMVEMTVDEIFAGIKKHLDDGVDFITVHCGVTRAAVEQMDNEGRIMEVVSRGGSFTIEWMTYNNAENPLYEYYDRLLELVKPYDATLSLGDGFRPGCLVDATDRAQIQELITLGALTQRAWDAGIQVMIEGPGHVPLNQIEANIQLQKRLCHGAPFYVLGPLVTDIAPGYDHITCAIGGALAAAAGADFLCYVTASEHLALPNVADVHEGVIASRIAAHAGDIVKGVKGAIDKDIAMAKCRKALDWEGQFAQALDPEKARRIRAESGVDEEHGACTMCGEFCAYKVMNQRKEKIAG, from the coding sequence ATGACCCAGCTCGAACTCGCCCGCAAGGGCATCATCTCCGACAAAATGAAACAGGCGGCCGCCGTCGAGGGGATCGACCCCGAACTGCTGCGCCAGCGCATCGCCGAAGGCACCGCCATTATCTGTCATAACAATCTGCATACAAACGGCATCCCCCTGGCCGTCGGCAAAGGTCTGCGCACCAAGGTCAACGCCAACATCGGCACCAGCAAGGACGACAAGAGCATCGACAAGGAGCTGGAAAAAGCCCGGGTCGCCGTTGCCGCCGGCGCCGACGCCATCATGGACCTCTCCACCGGCGGACCCATCGACGAGATCCGCGCCGCCATCATCCGTGAAACCCAGGCCTGCATCGGCTCGGTTCCCCTTTATCAGGCCGCCGTCGACACCGTCACCCGCAAAGGCAAGGCGATGGTGGAGATGACCGTCGACGAGATCTTCGCCGGCATCAAGAAGCATCTCGATGACGGCGTCGACTTCATCACCGTCCATTGCGGCGTGACCCGTGCCGCCGTCGAGCAGATGGACAACGAAGGGCGGATCATGGAAGTCGTCTCCCGCGGCGGCTCCTTCACCATCGAGTGGATGACCTACAACAACGCCGAGAATCCCCTCTACGAGTACTACGACCGCCTGCTCGAATTGGTCAAACCCTACGATGCGACCTTGTCGCTGGGGGACGGTTTCCGCCCCGGCTGTCTGGTCGACGCCACCGACCGGGCGCAGATCCAGGAGCTGATCACCCTCGGTGCGTTGACCCAGCGCGCCTGGGATGCCGGCATCCAGGTGATGATCGAAGGCCCCGGCCATGTGCCGCTGAACCAGATCGAGGCCAACATCCAGTTGCAGAAGCGGCTCTGCCACGGTGCCCCCTTCTACGTCCTCGGCCCCTTGGTCACCGACATCGCCCCCGGTTACGACCACATTACCTGCGCCATCGGCGGCGCCCTGGCCGCAGCCGCCGGCGCCGATTTCCTCTGCTACGTCACCGCCAGCGAACATCTGGCCTTACCGAACGTGGCCGACGTCCACGAAGGGGTCATCGCCAGCCGCATCGCCGCCCACGCCGGGGATATCGTCAAAGGCGTCAAGGGAGCCATCGACAAAGACATCGCCATGGCCAAATGCCGCAAGGCCCTCGATTGGGAAGGCCAGTTCGCCCAGGCCCTCGACCCGGAAAAGGCCCGCCGCATCCGCGCCGAATCGGGAGTCGACGAAGAGCACGGCGCCTGCACCATGTGCGGCGAGTTCTGCGCCTACAAGGTCATGAACCAGCGTAAGGAAAAGATCGCCGGCTAA
- a CDS encoding ASKHA domain-containing protein, translating to MNPTDSYLALDLGTTTLAGRLFDFSGRTLAESRLLNPQRELGSDVIRRLEAAHKGEGERLQRLLVAGIDQLLSELLSLSGLRRESLRGAAAAANPAISHLLRRLPVDAILFPPHRPRHPEGALLDPVELGLDLPVPLYLFPQVSGYVGGDLVAFLFACPPPEVVTLYIDVGTNGEMALFADGRWWVTSVPAGPAFEGAEIACGMAATPGAIRGVRVEDDALRLLTVADRPPLGICGSGLVEAVAAARDGGLMDRHGTLLAPEQVTTNLARYLVADGESYALRLYRDATRELRLTQADIRAFQLAKGAVRAGIDCLLGRAGVAAEQVGAVLLTGSFGLSLAPETLKKVAMLPENMVDRVRFVPAGALLGTVRYLLEPEAATRLETLVQSLKPYPLSGTPAFETAFLHAIDF from the coding sequence ATGAACCCTACCGACAGCTATCTCGCCCTCGATCTGGGGACGACTACCCTGGCCGGGCGTCTGTTCGATTTTTCCGGCCGGACCCTGGCCGAATCCCGCCTGCTCAATCCCCAGCGGGAACTGGGCAGCGATGTCATCCGTCGCCTGGAAGCGGCGCACAAAGGGGAGGGGGAGCGCCTGCAACGGCTGCTGGTCGCGGGTATCGACCAGCTTCTGTCTGAACTCCTCAGCCTCTCCGGTCTCCGGCGCGAATCCCTGCGCGGCGCGGCCGCCGCCGCCAACCCGGCGATCAGTCATCTGCTGCGCCGCCTGCCCGTCGACGCCATCCTCTTTCCTCCCCACCGTCCCCGCCATCCCGAAGGCGCGCTGCTCGACCCCGTCGAACTGGGGCTCGATCTGCCGGTGCCGCTCTATCTCTTCCCCCAGGTCAGCGGCTATGTCGGCGGGGATCTGGTCGCCTTTCTCTTTGCCTGTCCGCCGCCCGAAGTCGTAACGCTCTACATTGATGTCGGCACCAACGGCGAGATGGCGCTCTTTGCCGACGGCCGCTGGTGGGTGACCTCGGTCCCCGCCGGACCGGCCTTCGAGGGGGCGGAGATCGCCTGCGGCATGGCGGCGACGCCGGGGGCGATTCGCGGTGTGCGGGTCGAGGACGACGCCCTGCGCCTGCTCACCGTCGCCGACCGGCCGCCCCTGGGGATCTGCGGCAGCGGCCTGGTCGAGGCGGTGGCCGCCGCCCGCGACGGCGGCCTCATGGACCGCCACGGCACGCTCCTCGCTCCCGAACAGGTGACGACCAATCTCGCCCGTTATCTGGTCGCGGACGGCGAAAGCTATGCCCTGCGTCTCTATCGGGATGCGACGCGGGAGCTGCGGCTGACCCAGGCCGACATCCGCGCCTTCCAACTGGCCAAGGGGGCGGTGCGGGCGGGAATCGACTGTCTACTTGGTCGCGCCGGGGTCGCGGCGGAGCAGGTCGGGGCGGTTCTTCTGACCGGTTCGTTCGGGCTTTCCCTGGCGCCTGAGACATTGAAAAAAGTTGCCATGTTGCCGGAAAACATGGTAGATAGGGTGCGTTTCGTCCCGGCGGGAGCGCTTCTCGGCACCGTTCGCTATCTGCTCGAACCCGAGGCCGCCACCAGGCTGGAAACCCTGGTCCAAAGTCTGAAACCCTATCCTCTTTCGGGAACCCCGGCCTTCGAAACGGCTTTTCTGCACGCGATCGACTTCTGA
- the purD gene encoding phosphoribosylamine--glycine ligase — translation MKILVIGGGGREHVLVWKIAQSPLVETLYCAPGNPGIAALAECVHIQADEIDALLDFALAEKIDLTVVGPEVPLTLGIVDRFQAAGLEIFGPSQAAAQLEGSKGFSKDLMAKYGIPTAAYRTFTDRDQAHAYIRAQGAPIVVKADGLAAGKGVIVAMTVEQALAAVDDILLDKVFGAAGSQVVIEEFMTGEEASFFVFTDGKNILPLASAQDHKRIFDNDEGPNTGGMGAYSPAPVVTETVTAEVIETIVKPTIAGMTAEGCPYRGILYVGLMIEDGKPKVVEYNARFGDPEAQPLLMRMKSDIVPVLQACARGDLAGVSLEWHEKAAVCVVMASGGYPGNFEKGLEISGLEAAEAVEDLMVFHAGTAFQDGKIVNQGGRVLGVTGLGRTVAEAIAKAYEGAALIRWRDVHYRKDIGQKALNR, via the coding sequence ATGAAAATACTGGTCATCGGCGGGGGCGGGCGGGAGCATGTCTTGGTTTGGAAGATCGCCCAGTCGCCGTTGGTAGAGACCCTGTACTGCGCGCCGGGGAATCCCGGCATCGCGGCGCTGGCCGAGTGTGTGCATATCCAGGCCGATGAGATCGACGCGCTGCTCGATTTCGCCCTCGCCGAAAAGATCGATCTGACCGTGGTCGGGCCGGAAGTGCCGTTGACCCTGGGGATCGTCGACCGTTTTCAGGCCGCTGGTCTGGAGATCTTCGGCCCCAGCCAGGCGGCGGCGCAACTGGAAGGAAGCAAGGGTTTCTCCAAGGATCTGATGGCCAAGTACGGCATCCCGACAGCGGCCTATCGCACCTTCACGGACCGCGACCAGGCCCATGCCTACATCCGCGCGCAGGGTGCGCCGATCGTCGTCAAGGCCGACGGCCTCGCCGCCGGCAAGGGGGTAATCGTCGCCATGACCGTCGAGCAGGCGCTGGCGGCGGTGGACGACATCCTCCTCGACAAGGTTTTCGGCGCGGCGGGGAGTCAAGTTGTCATCGAGGAGTTCATGACCGGCGAGGAGGCCTCCTTCTTCGTCTTCACCGACGGCAAAAACATCCTGCCGCTGGCCTCGGCCCAAGATCACAAACGCATCTTCGATAACGACGAAGGGCCAAACACCGGCGGCATGGGCGCCTATTCGCCGGCACCGGTGGTGACCGAGACGGTGACCGCCGAGGTCATCGAGACCATCGTCAAACCGACCATCGCCGGCATGACCGCCGAGGGCTGCCCCTATCGCGGCATCCTTTACGTCGGGCTGATGATCGAAGACGGCAAGCCGAAGGTGGTTGAATACAACGCCCGCTTCGGTGATCCCGAGGCCCAGCCGCTGCTCATGCGCATGAAGTCCGACATTGTGCCGGTGCTGCAGGCCTGCGCCCGGGGGGATCTCGCCGGCGTGTCCCTGGAATGGCACGAGAAAGCGGCGGTCTGCGTGGTCATGGCTTCGGGCGGCTATCCCGGCAACTTCGAAAAGGGGCTGGAGATTTCCGGGCTGGAGGCGGCAGAAGCCGTTGAGGATTTGATGGTTTTTCACGCTGGGACCGCTTTTCAGGATGGCAAAATCGTCAACCAGGGCGGCCGGGTGCTCGGCGTCACCGGCCTCGGGCGGACGGTGGCCGAAGCCATCGCCAAAGCCTACGAGGGGGCCGCGCTGATCCGTTGGCGGGATGTCCATTATCGCAAGGATATTGGGCAGAAAGCGCTGAACCGTTAA
- the purH gene encoding bifunctional phosphoribosylaminoimidazolecarboxamide formyltransferase/IMP cyclohydrolase: MATIKRALISLSDKTGIVEFAKELAAYGVEILSTGGTAKLLRDSGLTVKDVSEFTGFPEMLDGRVKTLHPKVHGGLLGMRDNPEHVAKMKEYGIECIDMVVVNLYPFEATTAKADCTLADAIENIDIGGPTMLRSAAKNNRDVTVIVDCADYPAVLAEMKAGGGAVSRETNFRLAVKVYQHTAAYDGMISNWLGKKLDAESAEFPPTLTLQYQKAQGMRYGENPHQSAAFYVEKNVTEASIATARQLQGKELSYNNIGDTDAALECVKQFNEGPACVIVKHANPCGVAIGENLLDAYNRAFATDPESAFGGIIAFNRELDGATAQAICDKQFVEVIIAPAVSKEASMIVAAKKNVRLLECGFWPAEPGQRLDFKRVNGGLLVQDTDLSLYDELKVVTKRAPTETEMRDLLFTWRVAKFVKSNAIVYGKEGMTIGVGAGQMSRVNSARIAAIKAEHAGLEVKGSAMASDAFFPFRDGLDNAAAVGVTAVIQPGGSIRDEEVIAAADEHGIAMVFTSMRHFRH, encoded by the coding sequence ATGGCTACCATCAAGCGCGCCCTCATCAGCCTGTCGGATAAGACCGGCATCGTCGAATTTGCCAAGGAACTGGCCGCCTACGGCGTCGAGATCCTCTCCACCGGTGGCACCGCCAAGCTCTTGCGGGATTCCGGCCTGACGGTCAAGGACGTCTCCGAGTTCACCGGCTTTCCCGAGATGCTCGACGGCCGGGTCAAGACCCTCCATCCCAAGGTTCACGGCGGCCTCCTCGGCATGCGCGACAACCCCGAGCATGTGGCGAAGATGAAGGAGTACGGCATCGAGTGCATCGACATGGTGGTGGTCAATCTCTACCCCTTCGAGGCGACGACGGCCAAGGCCGACTGCACCTTGGCGGACGCCATCGAGAACATCGATATCGGCGGCCCGACCATGCTGCGCAGCGCCGCCAAGAACAACCGCGACGTCACCGTCATCGTCGACTGCGCCGATTACCCGGCCGTTCTCGCCGAAATGAAGGCGGGCGGCGGCGCGGTTTCGCGGGAGACCAACTTCCGCTTGGCGGTGAAGGTCTACCAGCACACCGCCGCCTACGACGGCATGATCTCCAACTGGCTGGGCAAGAAGCTCGACGCCGAATCCGCCGAGTTCCCGCCGACATTGACCTTGCAATACCAGAAGGCGCAGGGGATGCGCTACGGCGAGAATCCCCACCAGAGCGCGGCCTTCTACGTCGAGAAGAACGTCACCGAGGCCTCCATCGCCACCGCCCGCCAGTTGCAGGGGAAAGAGCTTTCCTACAACAACATCGGCGACACCGACGCCGCTCTCGAATGCGTCAAGCAGTTCAACGAGGGGCCGGCCTGCGTCATCGTCAAGCACGCCAACCCCTGCGGCGTCGCCATCGGCGAGAATCTGCTCGATGCCTACAATCGCGCCTTCGCCACCGACCCGGAATCGGCCTTCGGCGGCATCATCGCCTTCAACCGTGAACTGGACGGCGCCACCGCCCAGGCGATCTGCGACAAGCAGTTCGTCGAGGTGATCATCGCTCCGGCCGTCTCCAAGGAGGCGAGCATGATCGTCGCCGCCAAGAAGAACGTGCGCCTGCTCGAATGCGGCTTCTGGCCGGCCGAGCCGGGGCAGCGCCTCGATTTCAAACGGGTCAACGGCGGCCTGCTGGTGCAGGACACCGACCTTTCCCTCTATGACGAGCTCAAGGTGGTGACCAAGCGGGCCCCCACCGAAACGGAGATGCGGGATCTGCTCTTCACCTGGCGGGTGGCCAAGTTCGTCAAGTCCAACGCCATCGTCTACGGCAAGGAAGGCATGACCATCGGCGTCGGCGCCGGGCAGATGAGTCGGGTCAACTCGGCGCGCATCGCCGCCATCAAGGCCGAACATGCCGGACTCGAAGTGAAGGGCTCGGCCATGGCTTCCGATGCCTTCTTCCCCTTCCGCGACGGCCTCGACAACGCCGCCGCCGTCGGCGTCACTGCCGTCATCCAGCCGGGCGGCTCGATCCGCGACGAAGAAGTCATCGCCGCCGCCGACGAGCACGGCATTGCCATGGTCTTTACCAGCATGCGGCATTTCCGGCACTAA
- a CDS encoding CooT family nickel-binding protein, producing MCLDNGTFLLVHGGGELSLEHVASVLPVAGGLKLVDVFGKSREIAGAIEEIDLLNKRIVVA from the coding sequence ATGTGCTTGGATAATGGAACCTTTCTTCTTGTTCACGGTGGTGGGGAACTGAGCCTGGAGCATGTCGCCTCGGTCCTGCCCGTGGCCGGCGGCCTTAAACTGGTGGACGTTTTCGGCAAGAGCCGGGAAATCGCCGGCGCCATCGAAGAGATCGACCTGCTCAACAAGCGCATCGTCGTCGCCTGA